A single Vanacampus margaritifer isolate UIUO_Vmar chromosome 7, RoL_Vmar_1.0, whole genome shotgun sequence DNA region contains:
- the ldb1b gene encoding LIM domain-binding protein 1b isoform X2: MLDRDVGPTPMYPPTYLEPGIGRHTPYGNQTDYRIFELNKRLQNWTEECDNLWWDAFTTEFFEDDAMLTITFCLEDGPKRYTIGRTLIPRYFRSIFEGGATELYYVLKHPKESFHNNFVSLDCDQCTMVSQNGKPMFTQVCVEGRLYLEFMFDDMMRIKTWHFSIRQHRELIPRSILAMHAQDPQMLDQLAKNITRCGLSNSTLNYLRLCVILEPMQELMSRHKTYSLSPRDCLKTCLFQKWQRMVAPPAEPSRQAPNKRRKRKMSGGSTISGGGGTNNNNNNKKKSPGSGFPLSSQVPDVMVVGEPTLMGGEFGDEDERLITRLENTQFDAANGIDDEDSFNNSPALGSNSPWNNKAPSSQESKSDNPTSQASQ; encoded by the exons GCCAACCCCAATGTATCCTCCCACATACCTGGAACCAGGCATAGG GAGGCACACACCATATGGCAACCAGACAGACTACAGAATATTTGAACTAAACAAACGGTTACAGAACTGGACAGAG GAGTGTGATAATCTATGGTGGGATGCATTTACTACAGAGTTTTTTGAAGATGATGCCATGTTGACTATTACTTTCTGTCTGGAAGATGGGCCTAAACGTTACA CAATTGGTCGGACGTTGATTCCAAGGTACTTTCGGAGTATATTTGAAGGTGGTGCCACTGAGCTCTACTATGTCCTGAAACACCCCAAGGAGTCTTTTCACAACAACTTTGTCTCACTTGACTGTGATCAGTGCACCATGGTCTCCCAGAATGGAAAACCAATGTTCACACAG GTGTGTGTTGAGGGCCGCTTGTACTTGGAGTTCATGTTTGACGACATGATGAGGATAAAAACGTGGCACTTTAGCATCCGACAACACCGCGAACTCATCCCTCGCAGTATACTGGCCATGCAT GCCCAGGACCCACAGATGCTGGACCAGCTGGCCAAAAATATTACAAGATGTGGCCTGTCAAACTCTACTCTAAACTACCTCCGA CTGTGTGTGATCCTGGAGCCCATGCAGGAACTGATGTCCAGACACAAGACGTACAGCCTCAGCCCCAGAGACTGCCTCAAGACCTGCCTCTTCCAGAAATGGCAACGAATGGTGGCACCCCCAG CCGAGCCATCAAGACAGGCCCCAAACAAACGACGGAAGCGTAAGATGTCAGGTGGCAGCACCATcagcggaggaggaggaacgaacaacaacaacaataacaagaaGAAGAGTCCTGGCAGTGGCTTTCCTCTGTCCAGCCAGGTTCCA GATGTGATGGTGGTGGGAGAGCCCACGCTGATGGGAGGGGAGTTTGGCGACGAGGACGAGCGTTTGATCACGCGGCTGGAGAACACCCAGTTTGACGCAGCCAACGGCATTGACGACGAGGACAGCTTCAACAACTCCCCGGCTCTGGGATCCAACTCGCCCTGGAACAACAAGGCGCCCTCCAGCCAGGAGAGCAAGAGCGACAACCCCACCTCACAGGCATCGCAATAA